In Pirellula sp. SH-Sr6A, the DNA window CAAGGCCTTATCCCTCTTTCACCTAGGTTATCCTCTGATTCCCCAACGAGCCTATTGAGCTTTCAACCAACTAAGCGTAACTGACTGTCCCATCGTCGAATCGAACACGATCTGTGATAGGAGAAACGCATGAACAATTGGTGGGAAGTACCTGATGATCTTTCGGATAAGGACACGGGGCATATCAAAGCGGTCGCTTATTATCGACACTCGGCACAAGACCGACAAGAGAATTCCATTCCGATCCAACAAGACCAGGTCCGCGATTGGGCAAAGAACCATGGTGTTGAGATCATCGAAGAGTTTGCTGACCACGGTCGCTCGGGCCTGACCTCTGAAGGCCGACCTGCGTTCACAGACATGATGGAGAACTGGGTAAAGAAAAGAAATGACTTCCAGTACATACTCTGCCTCGATGTGAGTCGCTGGGGGAGATTCCAAGACATCGATCTATCCGCCCAGTTTAGCGCTGAATGCAAGAAGGCAGGCAAGCAGGTCATCTATACGACGATCGGTAAACCGAGAGAGGACGATCCGCTCTATCCCGTCTACGTCCAATTCGAGCGATTCCGCGCTGCCCAGTACAGCAAAGAGCTGAGCGACAAAGTCTGGCGAGGGTGCGTCAAGATTTCGGAACAAGGGTATTGGGCGGGCGGACCACCTCCATATGGACTCGACAGACTTCTCCTCGACGAATCCAAACATCCGTTACACCCTCTCGCTCCCGGCCAACGCAAAAGCATCCAAAATCAGCGGGTTACTCTTACACCTTCGGCGTCAGACGAGGCACGTATCGTCGCCCGTATCTTTGACGACTTTGTCAACCAAGGCCACTCCGAACGTCAGATTGCTAAAGCGCTAAATCGGGAAGGAATCCTCTCGCCAGGAGGAATGGGATGGAGCAAATCATCTGTTAAAAGCATCCTGCAAAACGAGAAATACGTTGGGACGATCGTCTACAACCGAACAACGCAAAAGCTGAAAACTCCCAGGCGAGAAAACCCAGAAGAGAAATGGGTCAGGACCCCTGGCGCGTTCGATGGAATCATCGAGTCCGAACTCTTCTTGAAAGCGCAAGAAATCTTCCAGCGCCGTCGAGACAAATACGAGTCCGAGAACATGCTCGCGGGGCTGCAAAAGGTCTTCGAAAACAATGATTTCCTACGCCCGAGTTTGATGCGAGCAGCCGAACTCCCATCCGCAGCCTGTTATGGCCAGAAGTTTGGATCTTTGGATTTTGCCTTCCAACAGCTGTTTACCCCTCTCAGAAACGAAGCTCGACGCGATGTAGAGGCAAAGCTTCAAACAGTACTTGGTGAAGTTCTTTCCTACGCTGACTTCCTGGTTCTTGATCGAAAGCTCACTCTTTCGCTTCAGCCGGTTGTTCCCACTCCGCACGGATACGCGGCTTATTGGCCGCTACGACGCGATTCACGTGCCGTAATCGACCTGACGCTTGGTGTCCTACTTGCCGAGCCGGCGCAGCTACGAATCCTCGGATACATCGCACTGCCCAAGTGGATTCAGACCGATCGATCCTTCCGGGTGTTTTGCTCTTCACAGAACATCGAGCTTCTGGGGCATCGCAACCTAGACTTTTTAACCAACCTAGTCCAATGAGGTGATTATGGAACCAGAATCAAACATCATGTCCTTTAGCGACCGTCGTTACGAGGAGGTCCCCATTGAATTGATCAAGGTCATCAATTCGCGTGATCGAGACAACGATCAGTTCAAGATGAACGTAAGCAGCATCAGCGAACTTGGATTGATGAAGCCGATTCGAGTCAACGACAAGTTCCTTGAGAAAACAGGTTTCTACGAACTGATTTGCGGCGAAGGTCGTCTGCTTGCCCACAAGGAACTCGGGAAAACGCGTGTGCTCGCCGAGGTTGTTACCTGCACACGGAAAGAAGCCTACCTTCAATCGCTCGTAGAGAACATTGCCAGGACCAAACCGGGGACGATGGACTTCGCTCGCGAACTCAAGAGACTGCGAGACGAAGGATGGGAGTACGCAAAAATCGCCAAGGTTGCATGCAAGACAGCAGAGTACATTCGGCAATACATCCGACTGATTGAGCAGGGTGAAGAAAGACTGATTCTCGGTGTCGAGCAAGGGGTGTTCCCGATCACATTTGCGTTGCAGGTGACCAATTCTGACAACTCGCAACTTCAGCATCTGCTGATGGATGCATTTGATCAAGGGATTGTCACAAC includes these proteins:
- a CDS encoding ParB/RepB/Spo0J family partition protein, which translates into the protein MSFSDRRYEEVPIELIKVINSRDRDNDQFKMNVSSISELGLMKPIRVNDKFLEKTGFYELICGEGRLLAHKELGKTRVLAEVVTCTRKEAYLQSLVENIARTKPGTMDFARELKRLRDEGWEYAKIAKVACKTAEYIRQYIRLIEQGEERLILGVEQGVFPITFALQVTNSDNSQLQHLLMDAFDQGIVTTANFAHARKIITQYASSGKKRAASKKDYTVDQLKQDIADATKQKTNYVKQAEHKENRFLTLLTGINAIWRDEEFRRVLTEEGLDQRPDLMGDFKYEQQ
- a CDS encoding recombinase family protein, with amino-acid sequence MNNWWEVPDDLSDKDTGHIKAVAYYRHSAQDRQENSIPIQQDQVRDWAKNHGVEIIEEFADHGRSGLTSEGRPAFTDMMENWVKKRNDFQYILCLDVSRWGRFQDIDLSAQFSAECKKAGKQVIYTTIGKPREDDPLYPVYVQFERFRAAQYSKELSDKVWRGCVKISEQGYWAGGPPPYGLDRLLLDESKHPLHPLAPGQRKSIQNQRVTLTPSASDEARIVARIFDDFVNQGHSERQIAKALNREGILSPGGMGWSKSSVKSILQNEKYVGTIVYNRTTQKLKTPRRENPEEKWVRTPGAFDGIIESELFLKAQEIFQRRRDKYESENMLAGLQKVFENNDFLRPSLMRAAELPSAACYGQKFGSLDFAFQQLFTPLRNEARRDVEAKLQTVLGEVLSYADFLVLDRKLTLSLQPVVPTPHGYAAYWPLRRDSRAVIDLTLGVLLAEPAQLRILGYIALPKWIQTDRSFRVFCSSQNIELLGHRNLDFLTNLVQ